In Chthoniobacterales bacterium, the DNA window AAAACCAATTGGAGAAAGCGGACCGGGAGTTCGGCGAAGCAGAACGACTCGATCCCGATCGGATGGATGACATCTTGGGACCGACGGAGATCTTCGAGCACGATCGAGATTTCAAACGCGCGGAGGTCGAATTGCGTGAAGCGGCAGGGCGCTTTCCGCGGTCGGCCCGTGCTCAAAATGCGTTAGGCTGGTTTCTAGCGACGTGCCCGGATCGAGCTTGCCGCAACGGAACAGACGCCATCTCCCATGCCACGCAGGCCTGCGAGTTGAGCCAATGGAAAAATCAAGATTATGTCGACACGCTGGCGGCTGCTTACGCCGAAGCCGGCGACTTCAAGCAGGCGGAGAAGTATTTGGCCGATGCCATTTCAAAGTTGGCGCCCGACTCTGAAGATCGCGGGGAATTCGAAAGGCATCTGGCATCATTCAGGCGCCGGGAGGCGTGGCGCGCGACTCCATAAGAACGAAACCCCCGCCGGATTTCTCCGACGGGGGCTCGCTTATCTGTCAGCCGTGCTTACTCGTCGCAGCAGGGCATTTTGAACGGGCAGCAACCACCACCGCCGCAGCAATCAGCCGAACGCGAAATCGCGTTCGCTGTGCCGACCAGCGCCAGGGCCGCCACGATCATCATCAGGTATTTCATGGAATCCTCCTGTTGAATTTCGTTTCCTCTTCTCCCGCGGAGCGGAAGGAGCCAACGCCGTTAAGCGACTGGGAGGCGCGGCGGCGGGACCTGGGGACGATGCGGTCGGACCAGCTCACGGGCCGCGAATGCGGCAAAAGATTCTTCGCCGGTCGGCGGATAAACGAACGGCGTGGCTGGGGCCGAAAGGATGGCGAGGCAAAAGACGCAGCCGCCGCAACATTGCTTCTCCTGGTCGGATTTCGGCTCATGCCGGGGACAACCGTCCGTCACCCTCTCGGTTTTCACCTTGGCGCAACAGCCGGTCTTCTCTGTTTGGGGCAGGGGTGACTGCGCGGGTGTGACTGCAAAAGCGATCGAACAGGAGGTCAACGCGTAAACCAGAAATCGAAGGGCCGTTCGCATTCGCGATCCGACATTACAGCTTTGCAGGCTCCGATTCAACATCGCCGCGATGGGTCGCTCGGCCGCCTGACGTTGCGATCGAAGAGTCAGCCCGGCTAGCCTGGAGTTGAAACCCATTTAGCCGGTCGGCGTAAGCAGACGTTGTTAATGCGATACGGCGGGCTCGATAGCAATATCCTGCGCGTTGATCGTCGGCGCCGCCTGCCGTCGTTCTTTGAACCACATGATCACCACGTAGAACACCGGCGTGAGGAGCAGGCCGAAGAACGTCACGCCCAGCATGCCGAAGAAGACGGCGGTGCCGAGGGCCTGGCGCATTTCCGCGCCTGCTCCGGTGCCGATGACGAGGGGAAACACCCCGAGGATGAAGGCAAAGCTGGTCATCAAGATCGGCCGGAGACGGAGGCGGCACGCTTCGACGGCGGCCGTGAAGCGATCTTTGTGGTCCCGATCCTGGATCTGCTTCGCGAATTCGACAATCAGGATGGCATTCTTGCAGGCGAGGCCGACCAGCACGACGAAGCCGATCTGAGTAAAGACGTTGTTGTCCATCGAGCGCAGCCAGACGCCGCCGATCGCGCTGAAGATACACATTGGCACGATCAGGATGATTGCGAGCGGCAACGACCAGCTTTCATATTGCGCGGCGAGCAGGAGAAAGACGAACAGGACGCAGAGCGGGAAAACGTAGATGGCGCTATTGCCGGCGACTTTCGCCTGGTAGGCGATCTCAGTCCATTCGGTCGTGAAACTCGTCGGTAGAATTTCCTTGGCCAGGCGCTCGATGGAGTTAATCGCGTCGCCTGTGCTCGTCCCGGGGGCGGGCTGGCCACTCAGATCGGCCGCGGGAAACATGTTGTAGTGGGTGACCTTGTCCGCACCGTTTACTTCCTGCACGGTCGCGACCGCGCCGAGTGGAACGACCCCGCCGTTGCTGTTGCGCGTCTTGAGCAGACGGATGTCTTCCGGCTTGAGCCGGAATTGTGAGTCGGCCTGGGCCGTGACGCGGTAGGTGCGCCCAAACAAGGTAAGATCATTTACGTAGGAAGAGCCGAGATAGGTTTGCAACGTTCCGAAGATATTGCTTAAGGGCACGTTCATGCTCTTCGCTTTGACGCGATCCACCTCGAGCCAAAGCTGGGGCACATTGGCCCGAAATGTCGTGATGTTATTCGTCAGGCCCGGCGTTTGGTTCGCTTTCCCAACCATCGCGAACGCCTGGGCCTGGAGCTCTTCGATGCCGGCGTTGCCTCGATCCTGGATGAAAACCTTGTAACCACCCGCGTTGCCGATGCCGGCGACCGGTGGCGGTGGGAATACCGCGACGAGCGCCTCAGGTATCTCCGCGCGCACGCGTGCATTCATCTTCGCGAGAATCGCCGGGAGCTTTTCCTCAGGCTTGGTCCGCTCAGAGAATTCCTTGAACGGCAGGAAGACCGCGGCGGTGTTTGTCTGATTGCCGCCGAAAAGATTGAACCCGGCGAATTCAACGGTGTTGAGAATGCCGGGAGTCTCGTGGGCGATCTTGGCAATCTTGTCGACGACCGCCTGGGTGCGATCGAGCGACGCGGCATCGGGCAATTGCGCATACACGACGGCGTAGCCGCGATCTTGCGTCGGGAGAAATCCGCCCGGGACGACTTTGAATCCGAGCACGGTGAGGCCAAGCAAACCCGCGTAAATGAACAGCACAATAACGGCGAGCTTGGTGAGCCGGGAGACAGTATGGCCGTAGGCATTTCCCGCCCACGCAAACACTTTGTTGAAGCCGCGGAAGAACCAGCCGAGGAGCGCGTCGAGAATGCGCTGAAACCGATCCTTCTCTGCGCCGCGCGGGCGGAGAAGCAGCTTTGCGAGCGCGGGGGACAATGTGAGGGAGTTGAACGCCGAGATCGCAGTCGAGACCGCGATCGTGAGCGCGAACTGCCGGAAGAATTGTCCGGTGATTCCGCTCAGGAACGCCGTGGGAATAAAGACGGCGCAGAGCACGACCGCGATGGCGACGAGCGCGCCTCCGACTTCGCTCATCGCTTCACGGGCGGCGTCGCGCGGGCTGCGGCCTTCTTCGATTTTGTGCTCGATCGCCTCGACCACCACAATCGCATCGTCGACCACGATTCCGATCGCGAGCACCAGGCCAAAGAGCGAAATGTTGTTGATGGAAAAGCCAAAAGCCGTCATCGCCGCAAAAGTTCCGATCAATGAAACCGGAATGGCGATGAGCGGGATGATCGCCGCGCGCCAGGTCTGGAGAAACACGAGGACGACGAGCACCACCAGCGCGATCGCTTCGAAGAGCGTCTTCTGCACTTCGTGGATCGACTCGCGCACGGAGACAGTCGGGTCATACACGATCGTATAGTCCAGCCCGGCCGGGAAACGGTGCTTCAGCTCCTCCATCTTTTTGCGCACCGCCGCGGAGGTCTGAAGCGCATTCGAACCGGGCCGCTGGAAAATGCCCATCGCAGTCGCCGGTTTTCCGCCGAGCTGGCTGTTGACCGTGTAATCGCGCGCCGCCAGCTCGACCCGCGCGACATCACGAATGCGCGTGACCTGCCCGCCGGTTCCGGTCTTGACCACGATTTCGCCAAACTCGTCCTCATTCGCAAGCCGGCCCTGGGTACTGACGGTGTATTGAAAGGCGGTGGACTCCTTCGGCACCGGCGGCGCGCCGATGATCCCGGCCGCGACCTGCACGTTCTGCTCCTGGATTGCGCTGACGACGTCCTGCGCGGTCAGCCCTCGCGCGGAAAGCTTGTCCGGATCAAGCCAGATGCGCATCGAGTATTCGCGCGCCCCGAAGACCGTGATGTCGCCGACGCCATCGAGCCGCGCGAGCTCATCGCGGAGCTGAAGGAGCGCGTAGTTGCTCGTGAAAAGCGAATCGAGCGAACCATCCGGCGAGACGAGGTGCACGACCATCGTCAGATCGGGTGATTGCTTTCGCGTGGTGACGCCGATGCGCTGCACATCCTGCGGCAAAGTCGGCACCGCAATCGCGACGCGATTCTGCACCAGCACCTGCGCGTCATCGAGATTGGTCCCGAGCTTGAAGGTGACGGTGAGCGCCATGTTGCCATCGCTCGTGCTCTGCGAAGTCATGTAGAGCATGTTCTCCACGCCATTGACCTGCTGCTCGATCGGCGTGGCCACCGTCTCCGCGACCACCTTGGCATTCGCGCCCGGATAATTGGCGGTGACCTGAATGGTTGGCGGCGCAATCTCCGGATACTGCGCGATCGGCAAGGTGAAGAGCGCGATGGCGCCGATCAGCGTGATGAGGATGCTAATGACTCCGGCGAAGATGGGCCGGTCGATGAAAAAGTGAGAGAAGTTCATTGCGCGGATTTGCTTTCTATTGAGGGAGGCTGCTCAGAAATTGGCGTCACCGGCATTCCCGGCTGGAGGAGCTGCAAACGCGTGGAGACGACCTTCTCGCCGTCCTTCAGACCTTTTTTAACGATCCGTTTGCCCTCAAAGATTGGGCCTGTTTCGAGATTGCGACGCTCGAGGGTGTTGTCCGGTTTGACGACATAGGCGTACTTCAGTCCCTGCTGGGAACTGATGACCTTGTCGGCCACCAAGGCGGCGCGGTATGGGGTCGCGCCGGCCACGCGAATGCGGGCGAAGAAGCCCGGCACGACGAGCGTGCTCCAGTTGCGAAGCACCACGCGCGCGCGCACCGTCCCGGTTCCCGGATCGAGGCGGTTATCGACGAAGTCGACTACCCCTTCGTGCGGAAAGTCAGTCTCATTGCCGAGTTGGACCCAGGCAGGGATCTGTCCATTGCGAGCGCTCTTCCGCTTACCTTCTTCGTCCAGCTTCACGTACTTCAAAAGGCTGTTTTCGTCCGCGTCGATCCGGACGTAGATCGGATCGACGGAAACGACCGTGGTAAGAACGCTTTCGGGTCCCGCTCCTGGCTGCACCAGGTTGCCGAGCGTGATGCGAGCATCACTGACCCGTCCGGCAATCGGCGACTTCACCTGCGTGAACTCGAGATTCAAGGCCGCCGCATTCTTCGCGGCCTCCGCGGAACGCGCCCCGGCGGATGCCTGCTGATAGGTCGCCGCCTTCTGATCGAACTCGCTCGCGGAAATGGTGTTCTTGCTCCGCAGGTCCTTCGCGCGATCCAATTCGATCTGCGCGAGTTTCTGGTTCGCCTGGGTGCGCTCGAATTCGGCCGCCGCGCGATCGAAGTCGGCCTGATACGGGCGCGGATCGATGACGTAAAGCAGATCGCCGGCCTTGACCATGGCCCCGGCCTCGAACTTCACCTCTGTAATGTAACCGGAAACGCGGGGCCGCACTTCCACCGACTCCACAGCATCAAGGCGCCCCGTGTATTCGTCCCACTCGTTCACATCCTTCTCGACGACCGTGACAACATTCACGGGCAGCGCTGGCTGCGATTGAGGCGCGCTTGGTTTGCAGGCGGCCAACGCGAGCGCCGCCAGCGCGACAACCCCAAAGCGCACGGATTGTCCGATGGACCCTGTCCGGCTGCGTCCTGCGCTTCTGCGTTCGTTGATCTTCTTCGGATGCGCGTTCGCTTCGTCTGGGAGGTCTGCGAATCTCAGACGAATCTTCTGTTGCCGATGACCGAAATCGGTCACCAAGCCCTCCTGCCACTCCAGGACGAGCCCGGGCGCGGTGAGCGAAACTGGTGGACTTATTAGGTTCATATGATTCTTCCTTTGTTGAGGAAAGGATGGGGCATGGCGGGTCCGGTGAGAAAGACTATGTTTCTTGCCTCACCATGCCTGGTGGGCATACCCTAATGGGCCGTGGAACTGCGGCATTTACGTTACTTCGTCGCGGTGGCCGAGATGGAAAACGTCTCGCGGGCCGCGATGCAGCGGTTGCACGTTTCGCAGCCGTCGCTCAGCCGCCAGATTCGCGATCTCGAAGATGAAATGGGCGTGCAGTTGCTCGAACGCACAGCGAAGTCGGTTCGCCTGACCGACGCAGGTCGCGCGTTTCTCGATGAGGCGCGCGCGATTCTAAAACAGACCAGCGACGCCGTGGGGAAAGTGCGCGCCATCGCTGGCAAGGGTGACACCGAGCTGCACATTGGCGATTGGCCGCTCGCCACCGGCCGGATCCTGCCCGGGCTTCTTCGCGCGTATCAAAAAGCGATGCCTAAGGTGAAAGTGAAGGTGCATGATTGGGCGGTGGAGAAGAACATCTCGGGAGTGCGCGATGGTCGCCTGCAGCTCGCGATCATTCTTCCACCGCTCAAAGGAAATGCGCTGGAGGAGCTGCGGTTCGAACCATTGTTCACTGGGCGCGTTTGCCTCGCCGTTTCATGCGATCATCCATTCGCCTCGCGCCGATCCGTTCCGTTAGCCGACGCCGCGCGCGAACCGTTCGTCGGGCTGACGCGCGAGGACTATCCGCGTTACCTGGAATATTTGAGTGCGATCTTTGCGCCTGTGAACGAGAAGCCGCGCCTCGTGGAGGAGCAGGATGGTTGGTCTGGTGTTTTTTCCGCTGTCAGCGCCGGCGCGGGAATTGCACTCACATCGGACGCGTTCAATTATGCGTTCAACGACCGGATCAAATGCGTGCGCCTCACGCCTGAACCGAAACGCGTCGTCGTCGGGATGATTACGCGAAAAGGAAAACTCACCCCGGCCACGGAGATGTTCTGCCAGTGTGCGAAGGACGCCTTTGCTTCTATGCGTTAGGCCGCGCCGGTCCTAGACGTGGGCGTGGAGTGACATTAGTTCGCGCCGGCAGGCTTCGCTAAAGGCCTTGAGCGGATCAATTCCTCCATTATGAACACGTTCGTGAAATTCTTCGACCGACACATTCGGCTCGAAATATTGTTCCATGATGAATTTCACCAGCTCTACCGCGTCGGCGAGGACAGCCTCCGAGGCGCACAGCCGAATACGGTTCAGCAACGCATAGATCGACAACAGGGTCTCCGGCCTGTCGAGGTTTCGCTCGAGTGAGTCCATCACCCGTTTCGAGCATTCGTTGATGAATTCGCCGTAAAGCGTTTCGCGCCTGTTTAGTTCGGCGCGCAGCGCGGCGCGCCGATTGCGAGCCTTTTGCGCGACCCACGCCGTCGCCACGCTCGCCGAGCCGCCGGTCAGCGATCCGAAAATACCCGCCAGCGCGGTAACGATTGTAGTGTCCATGACTAGGCTGCGCGTCGTCCGCGGAGCCGTGTCCACCGCTCACTAAGCTCCTCAACATCGCGCAGCGTGATCATCTGTTCGATTTCGCGTCCGAAAACAAGATCGAGTGTCCACGCCGTCATCACCCGCAGTTTCTTCACCAACCGCGGAAGCTTCGCCAGATAAACCGAGCGCCACATCCACCAGGCAATGAACCCGGAGAACTTGAATCCGAAGAAACTCGCTACCCCGGTATGATGGCCGATGCTCGCGAGCATTCCCATCGTCCGGTAACGGAACGGCTTTAGTTCTTGATCGAGAATCGTGCGCTCGATGTTCTTCGCCGCCGTCAGTGCCTCGCGCATTCCGTGCTGCGCAGTGGGCGGGAACCACCTTCCAGTTTCGTAACCATCGGGAACCGCCGCGCAATCGCCCGCTGTCCAAAGTCCGGGGAATCCGGGAACCTGAAGATATTGATCTGCAATAATCCGTCCTCTCTCTTTCGGACACGCCAAAGCGGCGACCACCGGACTGGGTTTTACCCCCGCCGTCCAAACAAGGGTCGCGGCGGGAATCGACATGCCGTTGTTCAGGGTAACGTCCCAACCATCGTAGCTGGCCACGCGCGCGCCTTTGATCACGTCCACGTTGCGCTCGCGCAGTTTGTGTTCGGCATATCGGCCGAGCTCTTCGCCCAGCTCCGGGAGCAAATAATCACCGGGATGAATCACCACCACGCGAATTTCCTCTTCGCCCACTTGCGGGTAAAACTTCGCCGCCTGGCGAACGAAATCGTTGACCGCGCCCGCTGTTTCCGCGCCGGCAAATCCGCCGCCGGCGATGACAAAGGTGAGCCATTGGCGGCGCGCGGCCGTATCCTTCTCCAGGCTTCCTTCCTCCAAAAACGCCACCATTCGGTTTCTCAGCAGGGCCGCATCGCTGAGGCTCTTCATCGTCACCGACCAATCCCGGATGCCGGCGTTTTCGAAAAAATTTGTCTCGGAGCCGAGAGCGAGAAGCAAATGATCGAAGTCGAACTCGAGCTCGCGCTGATCCAAGCCGTGGACGCAACGAACTTTGCGCGCGCCAGGATCGATATCTGAGACATCAGCTCCGATCACATTAACGTGGCGCAGAATTCGCCGCAGTGGATTGACGATGTCCCCGGGCGCCAGGTCGCCAGCCGCCACCTCATGCAACATCGGCGTGAAGAGAATATAATTCTCCCGCGCGATCAGCGTCACTTCCACGTCCGCCCGGCGCGCCAGATGTCTGTCCAAATATTTTGCGGCGTAGAGCCCGGCAAACCCGCCACCCGCGATCACGATCCGTGTTTTCTTCATGTTAAAAGCATTCGCGTGGCGCGTGCTGGTTGGGAAAGACCATGTTTCTTTACTCAGCATAGTCAGCGAGCATGGTTGAATTGCGCGGTTTGCGGGCAGGGCCTCGCCCCAATTCCTCGCGAAGAATCCGGATCACTTCCCTCTGCGCCTCGGGATTGTTAAAAGCGTTGTGTCCGCTTCGGACGATCAGCTCTGACGATGCGCCGCCGAGATGCGCGCTCGAGTAGGCAACGACGCCGTCACTTGCCCCGCCGTCGTGCTTTTGCCCGATGATGTTGTGAAATGGCACCGCGATCGGCAAACGCGCGGCCGCGAGCAACGTTGGATTGCGGGGCGAAAGGGTGTGCACTGAGGTGAAGTTCAGTTGTTTGAAAAAGGCGGCTCCTTCCGTCGTTGTGACCCCCGTGTTCGCCTGGTCAACCTCCGCGAACCCATTTTGCAATTCGTTGGGCAATCGAATGAGCGACTGCGCGAAGCCCCCGATCCAGGAGTCGGCCATCGAGCTGCCCCGATGCGGAGTGGATATGAAGATCGCGCGAACCACGCGGGGATTACGCTGGAAGAACAAGCCGCGCCGCAACAGCTGGATCGTCTCGGGATTGCCGCGCAATTATTCTGGCGGAACGACGAAGAGACTCGTCCAGAGCCGATCGCCGCTCGAACTGACGAGCGTATGCGTGAGCAACCCGCCCATGCTGTGGCCAACCACGACAATGCGGTGCGTCGCAAAATCGTCGTCGTTGGGATCGACCAGGCGGACCGTCCGCTCGAGTTGCTGGCGGAGCCTGAGGGCGTTCAGCAGAACCGGCGTGCCGGTACTATAATAAAAGTGCCAGAATTGAAAACGCCGGGCGATTTCTGGGTCGCTTTCGAGGGCCGTCACGAGTTTCAAGAAGGTGACAGGCGTCGACTGCAATCCGTGCACCAGCAAAATGGGGATCTTGTCCGGATCGTAGGGCTGGGTCAGAACAATCTCCGCTTTCGCGCGAACGTCCGGATGGAGCAGGTTCGTCAGTCCGCTTTGCGCGACGGTCCGGGCGCGACGGACGAGCATTGAAGTTGCGGCGGCTTTGTCGGTGGCAAGCGGATAGATCGATCGACCCAGCGCGATTTCGTTCGCGGCTGGAAGGAAGGATAGATGCGCTCGGTTGTGCACTCGCCGGTAGACTGCTGTCGCGGGGAGAAACATCCCAGCGCGCGGATAAATCGGGGCGCGACCGGTGTCGTATTCGAGGACGACCGGCGCGCCAAGCGCCGAAAGCTCGTTTCGCGGCGGCGTTGTCGGAACAGCGTGATAGCGAACCAGCGGCAGTTTCATGGCCGGCTCGTCGATCGTTATTCCAGTGTCGCGCAGCTCGCTGTGTAATTCTGCCGGAGTGGCAAGATTGAGATCTCGCGCGATAGAACCGAGCGTCGCGTTGTATGCCCGGGTGTGATCTGGCGCC includes these proteins:
- a CDS encoding multidrug efflux RND transporter permease subunit; this encodes MNFSHFFIDRPIFAGVISILITLIGAIALFTLPIAQYPEIAPPTIQVTANYPGANAKVVAETVATPIEQQVNGVENMLYMTSQSTSDGNMALTVTFKLGTNLDDAQVLVQNRVAIAVPTLPQDVQRIGVTTRKQSPDLTMVVHLVSPDGSLDSLFTSNYALLQLRDELARLDGVGDITVFGAREYSMRIWLDPDKLSARGLTAQDVVSAIQEQNVQVAAGIIGAPPVPKESTAFQYTVSTQGRLANEDEFGEIVVKTGTGGQVTRIRDVARVELAARDYTVNSQLGGKPATAMGIFQRPGSNALQTSAAVRKKMEELKHRFPAGLDYTIVYDPTVSVRESIHEVQKTLFEAIALVVLVVLVFLQTWRAAIIPLIAIPVSLIGTFAAMTAFGFSINNISLFGLVLAIGIVVDDAIVVVEAIEHKIEEGRSPRDAAREAMSEVGGALVAIAVVLCAVFIPTAFLSGITGQFFRQFALTIAVSTAISAFNSLTLSPALAKLLLRPRGAEKDRFQRILDALLGWFFRGFNKVFAWAGNAYGHTVSRLTKLAVIVLFIYAGLLGLTVLGFKVVPGGFLPTQDRGYAVVYAQLPDAASLDRTQAVVDKIAKIAHETPGILNTVEFAGFNLFGGNQTNTAAVFLPFKEFSERTKPEEKLPAILAKMNARVRAEIPEALVAVFPPPPVAGIGNAGGYKVFIQDRGNAGIEELQAQAFAMVGKANQTPGLTNNITTFRANVPQLWLEVDRVKAKSMNVPLSNIFGTLQTYLGSSYVNDLTLFGRTYRVTAQADSQFRLKPEDIRLLKTRNSNGGVVPLGAVATVQEVNGADKVTHYNMFPAADLSGQPAPGTSTGDAINSIERLAKEILPTSFTTEWTEIAYQAKVAGNSAIYVFPLCVLFVFLLLAAQYESWSLPLAIILIVPMCIFSAIGGVWLRSMDNNVFTQIGFVVLVGLACKNAILIVEFAKQIQDRDHKDRFTAAVEACRLRLRPILMTSFAFILGVFPLVIGTGAGAEMRQALGTAVFFGMLGVTFFGLLLTPVFYVVIMWFKERRQAAPTINAQDIAIEPAVSH
- a CDS encoding efflux RND transporter periplasmic adaptor subunit, which translates into the protein MNLISPPVSLTAPGLVLEWQEGLVTDFGHRQQKIRLRFADLPDEANAHPKKINERRSAGRSRTGSIGQSVRFGVVALAALALAACKPSAPQSQPALPVNVVTVVEKDVNEWDEYTGRLDAVESVEVRPRVSGYITEVKFEAGAMVKAGDLLYVIDPRPYQADFDRAAAEFERTQANQKLAQIELDRAKDLRSKNTISASEFDQKAATYQQASAGARSAEAAKNAAALNLEFTQVKSPIAGRVSDARITLGNLVQPGAGPESVLTTVVSVDPIYVRIDADENSLLKYVKLDEEGKRKSARNGQIPAWVQLGNETDFPHEGVVDFVDNRLDPGTGTVRARVVLRNWSTLVVPGFFARIRVAGATPYRAALVADKVISSQQGLKYAYVVKPDNTLERRNLETGPIFEGKRIVKKGLKDGEKVVSTRLQLLQPGMPVTPISEQPPSIESKSAQ
- a CDS encoding LysR family transcriptional regulator, whose protein sequence is MELRHLRYFVAVAEMENVSRAAMQRLHVSQPSLSRQIRDLEDEMGVQLLERTAKSVRLTDAGRAFLDEARAILKQTSDAVGKVRAIAGKGDTELHIGDWPLATGRILPGLLRAYQKAMPKVKVKVHDWAVEKNISGVRDGRLQLAIILPPLKGNALEELRFEPLFTGRVCLAVSCDHPFASRRSVPLADAAREPFVGLTREDYPRYLEYLSAIFAPVNEKPRLVEEQDGWSGVFSAVSAGAGIALTSDAFNYAFNDRIKCVRLTPEPKRVVVGMITRKGKLTPATEMFCQCAKDAFASMR
- a CDS encoding NAD(P)/FAD-dependent oxidoreductase, with amino-acid sequence MKKTRIVIAGGGFAGLYAAKYLDRHLARRADVEVTLIARENYILFTPMLHEVAAGDLAPGDIVNPLRRILRHVNVIGADVSDIDPGARKVRCVHGLDQRELEFDFDHLLLALGSETNFFENAGIRDWSVTMKSLSDAALLRNRMVAFLEEGSLEKDTAARRQWLTFVIAGGGFAGAETAGAVNDFVRQAAKFYPQVGEEEIRVVVIHPGDYLLPELGEELGRYAEHKLRERNVDVIKGARVASYDGWDVTLNNGMSIPAATLVWTAGVKPSPVVAALACPKERGRIIADQYLQVPGFPGLWTAGDCAAVPDGYETGRWFPPTAQHGMREALTAAKNIERTILDQELKPFRYRTMGMLASIGHHTGVASFFGFKFSGFIAWWMWRSVYLAKLPRLVKKLRVMTAWTLDLVFGREIEQMITLRDVEELSERWTRLRGRRAA